Proteins co-encoded in one Capnocytophaga ochracea DSM 7271 genomic window:
- the glyA gene encoding serine hydroxymethyltransferase translates to MQRDIDIFELIEDERERQELGIELIASENFVSDQVMEAAGSVLTNKYAEGYPGKRYYGGCEVIDEIEQIAINRAKVLFGAKYANVQPHSGSQANAAVYATCLKPGDKILGFDLSHGGHLTHGSPVNFSGRLYEPVFYGVEKETGRLNYNNILEIAERERPKMIVAGASAYSRDIDFKCFREIADKVGAILFADIAHPAGLIAKGLLNDPIPYCHIVTTTTHKTLRGPRGGLILMGKDFENPFDIKTPKGEVRMMSSLIDSAVFPGNQGGPLEHIIAAKAVAFGEALSDDFLYYAIQVQKNARKLASVLLAKGYDIISKGTDNHLMLIDLRNKDVSGKEAEEALGKADITVNKNMVPFDTRSPFVTSGIRVGVSAITTRGLKEADMERIADFIDRAITNRDNDEVLEEIAEEVNMFMEDRPLFAY, encoded by the coding sequence ATGCAAAGAGACATTGATATTTTTGAACTAATTGAAGACGAAAGAGAGCGCCAAGAGTTGGGAATTGAGCTCATCGCTTCAGAGAATTTTGTGAGTGACCAAGTAATGGAAGCAGCAGGTTCGGTACTGACTAACAAATATGCTGAAGGTTATCCAGGCAAGCGTTACTACGGCGGTTGTGAAGTAATTGATGAAATCGAGCAAATAGCTATTAACCGCGCTAAAGTGCTTTTTGGTGCTAAATATGCCAATGTACAACCTCATAGCGGTTCGCAAGCTAATGCGGCAGTTTATGCTACTTGTCTTAAACCAGGTGATAAAATTCTCGGTTTCGACCTCTCACACGGTGGACACCTTACACACGGCTCACCTGTTAATTTTTCAGGTAGATTGTACGAACCTGTATTTTATGGGGTAGAAAAGGAAACAGGAAGACTCAATTACAACAATATATTAGAAATAGCGGAACGAGAGCGCCCTAAAATGATAGTAGCAGGAGCTTCGGCGTATTCTCGTGATATCGATTTTAAATGCTTTAGGGAAATAGCCGATAAGGTAGGTGCTATCCTCTTTGCTGATATTGCACACCCTGCGGGGCTCATTGCCAAAGGACTTTTGAACGACCCTATCCCATATTGCCATATTGTAACTACTACTACTCATAAAACACTGCGAGGGCCTCGAGGAGGACTTATCTTGATGGGTAAAGATTTTGAGAACCCTTTTGATATAAAGACTCCTAAGGGAGAAGTGCGAATGATGTCGTCACTTATAGACAGTGCGGTATTCCCAGGTAACCAAGGAGGTCCTTTGGAACATATCATCGCAGCAAAAGCGGTAGCCTTTGGCGAAGCTCTTTCTGATGATTTTCTCTATTACGCTATACAAGTGCAAAAGAATGCGCGTAAATTAGCATCTGTTCTTTTAGCAAAAGGCTATGATATCATCTCAAAAGGAACTGACAATCACCTAATGCTTATTGATTTGCGCAATAAAGATGTAAGTGGTAAAGAAGCAGAAGAAGCCCTTGGTAAAGCAGATATTACTGTGAACAAGAATATGGTGCCTTTTGATACCCGCTCGCCTTTTGTAACTAGTGGTATTAGGGTAGGAGTATCAGCAATCACTACTCGTGGACTGAAAGAAGCGGATATGGAACGCATTGCCGACTTTATAGACCGTGCGATTACTAATCGAGATAATGATGAAG